The following are encoded in a window of Corythoichthys intestinalis isolate RoL2023-P3 chromosome 8, ASM3026506v1, whole genome shotgun sequence genomic DNA:
- the LOC130920379 gene encoding protein GVQW3-like: MLENSFWLLLFAGILDIFSPHSFTETSSVSGRQAVSTEQRTNLKFLVQLGKTPSEALVLLQQVYRNETMSRSRVFEWCKRFREGREDVEDDPRSGRPSTSRTEANVERVRQTVRGDRRATVRWIASELGMNRDNVWKIITEDLTLQKVCSKLVPKRLSEDQKDYRIHFCQDLLERLETEPDLLSRVITGDESWISEYDPQTKRQSPQAKNPMPPSPKKARESKYNVKVLLIVFFDMRGIVYWKFLPQGQTLNQHVYKEILLRLISSVREKRPELWRDKSWLLHHDSAPAHTALSVRQFLAEKSVAVLEQPQCSPDLAPWDFFLFPKLKGAIRGNCFEDADDMKVAVTMALRRLPEKAFHECMNAWERRLGKCVGLRGEYVEDENL, translated from the coding sequence ATGCTTGAAAATTCCTTCTGGTTACTGCTGTTTGCAGGtatactggatattttttccccacattcttttACAGAAACATCCTCTGTGTCAGGTCGTCAAGCCGTGAGCACAGAGCAACGAACAAACCTGAAGTTTCTGGTCCAGCTGGGGAAAACGCCATCAGAAGCGCTGGTGTTGCTACAGCAAGTGTATAGGAATGAGACAATGTCACGCTCACGCGTTTTTGAGTGGTGCAAGAGGTTCCGAGAGGGACGCGAGGACGTGGAAGATGACCCCAGAAGCGGAAGGCCTTCGACGAGCCGGACCGAGGCCAACGTCGAGCGCGTCAGGCAGACTGTCCGCGGCGATCGTCGGGCCACGGTTCGATGGATCGCGAGTGAGCTGGGAATGAACCGGGACAACGTTTGGAAGATTATCACCGAAGACTTGACCTTGCAGAAAGTATGTTCAAAGCTAGTGCCAAAACGACTCAGCGAAGACCAGAAGGATTATCGCATACATTTCTGTCAGGACCTCCTGGAGCGCCTTGAAACAGAACCAGACTTGCTAAGTAGAGTTATCACAGGTGATGAGTCGTGGATCTCCGAGTATGACCCACAGACCAAACGCCAGAGCCCTCAGGCGAAGAATCCGATGCCGCCGAGCCCGAAGAAAGCCAGAGAATCCAAGTATAACGTCAAAGTGTTATTGATCGTGTTCTTCGATATGAGGGGCATCGTCTACTGGAAGTTCTTGCCACAGGGCCAGACCCTCAACCAGCACGTTTATAAGGAGATCCTGCTGCGTTTGATCAGTTCGGTGCGTGAAAAGAGGCCTGAGCTGTGGCGGGACAAATCGTGGCTGCTACACCACGATAGCGCACCCGCTCATACCGCCCTAAGCGTTCGACAATTCCTGGCTGAGAAAAGCGTGGCCGTGCTGGAGCAACCTCAGTGCTCTCCGGACCTGGCTCCTTGGGATTTCTTCCTCTTTCCCAAACTCAAGGGGGCCATCAGGGGGAACTGTTTTGAAGACGCCGATGACATGAAGGTGGCCGTCACGATGGCACTGCGGAGGCTCCCGGAGAAAGCCTTTCATGAGTGCATGAATGCCTGGGAGAGAAGGCTTGGGAAGTGCGTTGGACTTCGGGGGGAGTATGTTGAAGACGAAAATTTGTAG